The Leptospiraceae bacterium genome includes the window ATATATTGCTTGAATAATAATATTTTAGAACATTATAAATTCTTTCTTTGAATAAATTGATTGTAAAAACTTAAACACTGCTACCATTTACTATAGACAAAAAATCTCATGTTGAAGTTTTTGTAAGTATAACTACAAAGAATTTTTAATATTCGGAGAATATAGTTTTGGAAAGTATATATAAGAACACTACCAGATTTAGCGATCTGGATACGCAAAGACACGTAAATAATATCGTCTATGAAAACCTTGCTGAATCAGGAAGGATTTCTCTTTTGTCGGAATCTGGTTGGACATTAGAAAAGCTTTTAGGAGAAGAAATACATTTTCGTCCTGTAAAGTGTTTCGTGAGTTTTACAGAGCAGCAAACAATGGGAACAGAGATTATAACAAAAACTAAATTGTTTCCACAATCGGATGGAAAGCTACACTATTCTACTCTTATCTCTAATACAACCTCTACAAAAACAGCCTGTCAGATTGAGTTTTTGTTTGAGCCTCGCAAAAAAAATAAAAAGTTCGTTGTATTTGAAAATCTTTCAGAAAAAGCACCTTTTGAATTTGAGAAGGTCAAGAAATTTTCTGGAAGTTGTTCACAAATTTCATTTATCCATACTCCAAATTTATCCGAGAGAAATATTTTTGGAGTATTGCCGGGGGCATCTTATTGGAGGATATTTGAAGAGTCTCGTTGGGACTTTATGTCAAAACTTGGAATTACTTTTGATTTAATCAAAAAACAAAACTCTACTATGTTTTATATGGGCGGGACATTCCACTTTCAAAAAGAAATTCCCGCAGGTGAAAAATTAAAAATCTATACTTGGATAGATCGAATTGATAAAATTTGGGTGTATATGAGGCAAGATGCCTTTAGCGAGAAAAATAAAGATTTACTCATGTCAACCAATGGAAGATTTTTAATTGTTTCTGTAGATAAGGCTCGCCCTAAAAAAGCAGATGAGCCATTAATAAATTTGTATAAAAAATATACAGAAAACAAATAAGCTGTATTCTTAAAAATTTAAACTTGAAGTTGCAGGAACTTTTACTTTATATTTCAAGTTTAATTCTTTTTTGACGTTAGGCGAAATCGTAACCGACCATTCATAAATACCGGAATTTTTAACTTTTTCTTTATACCCTGATGTAGAATTTTCTTGATCAATTTCTATTTCTGCCTCTTCTATATCAGAAACTGGAATTTGATCCATTACATTGATTTTTTTTTCTGATTTATCAAAATTCTCAATAGAAATGTATAAATTTTTTTCAAAGACCTTTTTATTCGATACGATTCCAGAGTTATAGTTTTTAGTATCGACTCTATAAGCAACCCTCACATTATTTTCGATTCCAAAGGATATAGTGAATTCTGATCCTACAGGAATATAAGATATAGAAGACTCTCCTACATACCCGGATTCTCTATAAAGATTTACTTTTCCTGCAAGTAACGGAAAGCTAATTTTATTTTGTATCCTTCCTGTAAGAAAAACAGTCTTTTTTAATTTTGGAATTGTTAGAAGTTCAGGTTTTGAATTTGCCTGAAATTTAGATATAGCTACACGATGAAATTCTTTATCAGAAGGAATTTCAATTTTTTCAGAAGAATGAAAAATAAAACTGCCGGCTGTCTTGTCAACAGAACCTTCAATATTTGTAGGCTCTGTCTCTGCTACAGGAGCTGCCATAGTTGTTGCGCCCCTTGCCGATTCTTTTTTATATAAAAAAAAGTTATCCTTTTTGGTTTGCGTTTCAATATTGTGCAATAATGTTCCAAATACTTTTGGACGAACTTGAGACTTTCTTGGTTCTGCTGTAGAAAGAGAGAGCTTTACATTTTTCCAGTTTTCACCACTTTCTTGTTGAATCTCTGCAATATACTCTACTTCTATTTGTCCGTTTTCAGAAAGAGTGATGTTATAGACCGGATTCCAAAGAGCACCACTCACAAGATAAGAAACTTGCAAGGGATAATTGATAGTCTTGTTAGATGAGTTGATCACTTTCACTTCTGTAGTTCGAATTGACTTTCCGCTTCTGGAGATAATTTTATTCAATTTTTGATCTAAAATAGAAAGCTCAGATGTTACTTTGTCTAACTCTTTTTGTGTTTCATGGGAATAGTTTTCTAATTTTAAAAATTTATTTTTTAGTGATTCAAATGAATTTTTCCAGCCCAAAACTTCTTGTTCAGATTTTGTATAAGCTGCATTGTACGATACAGAACCAATTGTCAATTTTTCAAAATCTGAGTTTAGAGATTTCTCTTTTTGTATAGAAAAAAGTCTCCCTTCTAAAAATTTTCTTTCTTTTTCTTTTGAATCAATCTTTTCTTTAAGCTCTTGGATCGAAGAATCATTAAAATTAGTTGTTAGTTCAACAAAAGAATTTACAGAAGAAATATTTAACTGATTTGATTCAGGGAAACTTGCTCTTAAAGTCGAATCCATTAAGTTTACAGGTAAAGAAGAAATTTTAAAAATTGTTTCTCCCGGAGGGATATTAATCTCTAAACGCCTTGTTATTTGTGCTCTGTCGCTGTAAATTAAAACTTCTTGAATCGGGATCGTTAAAGGCTCTGAAAAAAGTGAAGCAGTGGTTATTGTAAAAATTATAAAGATTTTTTTCATTCGATTTCTGCTCCTGATCCTTCTTTTAAAATATTTTTTGCAGGGTATTTAACAATGTATTCAAATTGTATTTTTTTTTCTTCACCTGGATTCAAAGAAATATTAAAATAAAAAGCACCATAATTTTTCTTTTCCGGATTGTGGGTTGCATGAATAAGCTCAACTTCTATGTCTTTGTCAAATGTGTATGGAATTCGATCAATAACTCTCAACTGTATTTTTTCGTTCTTTTTATTTTTTAGTTGTATCTCAATCGAAGTTTTCACTGAATTTTTTTCTGAAAGAATTCCTTTCTTTTCTCTGTATTTAGTTTCTCTCCTGTCCACTTCAATATTATTGTCCGGACCTAAGTCGAATTTTAATTTTTCTCCTTTAGAGGTCATGTTGAGAATTGAAGTTCCTAAAAAATCTTCTTTGACAAATATATCTAAAGGACCAGCAAGAAGCGGTTCTTTATTTCTCGACAATGAAGAAGCAGACATAAAAACTGATTTTTGCGATATAGGAGAGGTTTCGTAATATAATTCAGAATTCAAATTTTCAATATTAATCATAATTTTATTAAATGAATTATCTGATAGAATTGTTTCTTTTGACTTTGGAAAATATCTATAATCAAATCCACCCGAAGAAGATATAGGTGAAATGAGATTGACTCCGAGCTTGGAATTTGATTGTAAAATAGCCGATCTTCTTGAGATTTCTTCTATTTTTTCAGAAGTTTGTATTAACTCTTTTCGGTATCTTTCATTTAAACGTAAAATTTTTTCTTTAGCTTGTTTTCCATAGTCTATCGCGTCAGAATAGTTTCTGGAAGCAAAAGAATCTTGCAAATTTTGAAAGTCATTTTTTAAGCTGTTCAAATTATTTTCTGTAGCAAAAGATCGAGATTGAACGGCATTGTTAGTAAGAAAATTTTTAGATTGAGCTTGAATGTCTGTTTGTTGAGGACTATATTCATTTGCTTCTTGAGGTTTAAATTTTTTCTTTTCAGACTTTTTACGAGGGCGTGGTTTATAATTTTCTACTTCTTCATCATCAGTGCTTAAAGTGTCACTTGATAGAGAATCATCTGAAATTTGACCGTCTAATTTTGAAGAAGGCATTTCTTTTTCTTCGGAAATTCTTCTTCGACTTTGTTTAGGCGAAATTTGTGGTTTAAGATCGTCTTGGATTTCTTCATAGCCGATTCTCCATTCTTTCAAAATTGGTAGGTCCGAATTTTGATTCGGGTCTGCTGCCGAAAAAGAAAAATCAACATTTTGCCAATCTTCTCCTGTGTTGTTTCTAACTAAGGCGTAAAAAAATAGTGAATTTATTTTTGTAACTGTATCCACTTTTACTGCATAATGCGGATACCATTCGGCACCTGAAACCATATAATCAACGTGAAATTGAATCTTCTCTCGAAGTGAAGATTGAAAATCAATAATGATTTTCTTTCTAACTTTTTCTTCTGCTCTTTTGTAAAAGTCTAATTTTGCTTCTGCTACGAGTAATTCTTCTCGCAAGTTGTCAATTTCTTCTAATTTGGCTATTTCTTGTTTTGCATTTTCTTCTAACATGACACTAATTGTTTTTTGTACAGTATTCCAAATAGAAGGATTCATCTGAATTTCCGGTACAGAAAAATTGGACTCTTTTTTCTTGGCAGTTATACTGTTGATTTTTTCTTTGTGTGAAATTAGAATAGAAAATTCTTTATTTAATAAGTTTAACTTTTTTAAAAGCTCATCGTATTTTATTTTAGCTTCTTTTGCTTGCTCATTCTGAAAAACCTTCTCGATTATTTCGACTACTTGAACACGTTTCACTTTGATAGGAAATTTCTTTGGCTCAAAGCTAATATTGATTGACCTATCTATAATTGATTCGGGAATATTTTCTATGTAAAAACTAGTCAGATGTTTTTTGATATCCAACTCACCACTTCTACGAACATAAGCCTTATTTTGATATAAACGAACTTGAGTTATTTTTGTATCAATACTTTCCGAAAAAATATCACCCGTAAATAGGCTAAACAAAAAAACAAAAAATAGTAAATAGGAATAGTTCATCGTAAACCTTCAATATATTTTTAAAAATTGCGCATTGCTGTTCAATTTTTGAAATTCACAATATTCTAATACTTTTACAAGACTTTTCTTTTGTAAATAAATTTTTTGCTTGATTTGAATTTAAACTTATTTTCATATCTAAATATCTAATAATAGTAAGGAAAATTTATGAGAAATGTGTTATTCTTTGGTTTTATTTTTACTGTAGTCCTTTCTAATTGTGCTCTACCTTATGCAGATAAGCAGTTTCTTAATTTTGATTCCTCGTCCAAGGCTGAAAGAGTAAAATATGAAATTATGGGTGAGAATTTTTTATTCTTAAAGATTAAATCTGGAGATTCTCCTTCTATCCGAACTGCAATCAATGTACTTGCAAAAATAAATTCATGTAAAGATTTAAAAAATATTGATATAGAATTTTTTGAAAATTACTATTTTCTTGTAGGCTTCCCAAAAATTATTATTCTTGCAGATTGTGTGAAAACTGTTGAGGAGAAAAAACAATGAAAATTATTTTATCAATTAGCTTTGTATTTTTATTAAGCTCGTGTATTGTTAGTCACTCGAATAATAATTTAATCGAATACGAATGGAGTTCATTAGACAGCAAAATCCAACTCGTAACAAAATCATATAATGGAAATGCACTAATTCTCGGTATGTTGCCTACAGGTGAAGAGCCGGATACCAAACTTGCACTCCTTGATCTGATGACTGAAAACAAATGTAAAGATTTAAAAAATATTGAAATTGAATTTTATCAAAGAAATTTTATTCTTGTTGGTTTTCCTAGAATGATTATCAGCGCGCAATGTTTAAAATAATTTCTCGCATTTTTTCAAGATAAACATAAACTACAAGTAAAAATACTCTTTTTTGAAAAGTGTATGTTTTATACTAATTTTGAACCTTTTATGCAAAAAGGTGGGAACTCCAATCGTTTTCAAGAGATTACGCATTTAATGCAGAATTTGGACTTTTTCTGTAAAAGTTAAAAAATTTTTTCTAAAATCGCAAAAATTTTATTTCTATCACGATATTATTTTACCTTATATCAAGAGGCAAGAAATGCCGCTGGGGCAGAAACTATATGAGGAAAAAATTTTATAGAGACTACTGAACCCGGAAAAATTTGAGCGAACTCAATCAACAGTTTAATCATTTCAGAAAAATTTATGGATGAGTTTAATTGTAGGACAGAAAATATTTCGAGAGAGGATTACTTGCATGATTTGTTAGAGAGAGTACAGGAATTAATTGCTGTAAAGACTTTTGAAGAAGTTGGATTGTGTGTTGAAACTTGATTACCAAGAAGAAGGCAGAATCTTCAGACAGAAGAATTCATTCTGAGAATGCAGATTGGATTGAGCTTGGTGAGTTTGCTCAATGGCTTGGTATTTCAAGAACATCTCTTTTACTTTCTTTTGTTACTTGACATTGCCGATGGGACATAATCATCCCTGCCAAGTTCTATGACTTTGGAGTTCCACCCAAGGTCAGTTCGATTGCGATAGGAACCTCTTATCAAGAGAAATGAATGTATACGATACAATGACCTGATACGACATTCAAATGCAACAATAAACGAAGAAACCAGAAAAACAAAACTATGAACACAAGATAACCTAAAGAAGACATAGAACTACTCATGCCCAAAAAATGTATAGCTTTACAAAACATAGTTTACAATTAGAATAATAAAAAAGTTGAACGAATTGGCTTGCATAATACTCTTTAATATGAAAGGAATTTTTTAATGAATACTAAGGCTATTGAAAAAGAATATCCGGTAGAAGAAACTTCTGTATTGATTTCTCGAACCAATTTGAAAGGAGTGATTACTTATGTCAGTCCTGATTTTGCTCAAATCAGTGGTTATCCACCAAGTGAGCTAGTCGGAAAGCCACACAATATAATCAGGCATCCCGATATGCCAAAATCTATTTTTCGTTCTCTCTGGAGTACAATTAAACAAAATAAACCCTGGAGTGGGGTGATTAAAAATAAAAGGCAAGACGGAGATTACTATTGGGTTGATGCAACTGTTACTCCAATACGAAAAAACGATACACTTATCGGCTATATGTCTGTCAGAAAAAAACCTCTTCCCGGAGATATAGAAAAAGCAAAAGAATTGTATTCTTTATTACTTAGAGCTGAGAAAACTATCGCTTTTAAATTACAAACTTTTTTTGCTAGCATAAGGGCTTCACTTAGTCAGAAAAAATTTTTTATATCGATTGTTTTATTTTCAGTCGGATTAATCTATTCTATTGGCAATTTATTTTTTTCGGAATGGAATTTAAGAAATATTATAGCTTTGGGAACCCAGTTAATCTTTTTAGTTCTTGGAATATTTACTTCAATGTATTTTTATTTCAGTAAGCAAAAAGAAGAAAATATACTTCTTGAAGCGGCGGACTATATTAGCAGTGGTGGATTGAAAAAAAGTCTAAAGACTTTCAAGCAAGGAGGGATATTTAATAAAGAAATACTCCTACACTTAAAAAGTATTTCTACTGGTCTTTGGGGAGTTATATTTAAAATAAAGCTTAACTCAACAGAATCAGAAACTCTGTCTGTCAAGTTATCAAAGTCAACAAAAGAAATTTCAGAACTAATTCAAAAGCAAGCTGCAGCAACCGAAGAAATTACTGCGTCATCCGAGGAATTATCTGCGACTATTCATTCAATTTCTTCCAGTGTAGAAACCCAAACCGAAAATATTTCCTCTATCAAAGAAAAAATTGGGGTATTAGACGAGTCGATGAACAATGTGAAAGTAGAAATGGGGAAGTTAGACGAAATCTCAGATAAAACGTCTAAGACTGCCCAAGAAGGAGATCAAAAGATTCAGAATCTTGTAGTCAGAATTCAAGAAATTAGCAGCAATTCTGCAAAGATAAATGAAATAGTTTCCCTCATTACAGCGATAGCAGATAAAACTAATTTACTTTCTTTGAATGCTTCGATAGAGTCTGCAAGAGCTGGAGAAGCAGGGAGAGGGTTTGCGGTTGTAGCAGGCGAAGTTTCTAAATTGGCTGATCAAACTGCGGTTAGCGTAAAAGAAATAACTGGACTTATAACTTCGAACAATAAAATTATTCACGCTACAAGTGAAGAAGTTACGGAAACAGTATCGTATTTACGATATATTTTAAATGGAATCCAAAAATCAACGACTCTGCAATAGTA containing:
- a CDS encoding mucoidy inhibitor MuiA family protein, whose translation is MNYSYLLFFVFLFSLFTGDIFSESIDTKITQVRLYQNKAYVRRSGELDIKKHLTSFYIENIPESIIDRSINISFEPKKFPIKVKRVQVVEIIEKVFQNEQAKEAKIKYDELLKKLNLLNKEFSILISHKEKINSITAKKKESNFSVPEIQMNPSIWNTVQKTISVMLEENAKQEIAKLEEIDNLREELLVAEAKLDFYKRAEEKVRKKIIIDFQSSLREKIQFHVDYMVSGAEWYPHYAVKVDTVTKINSLFFYALVRNNTGEDWQNVDFSFSAADPNQNSDLPILKEWRIGYEEIQDDLKPQISPKQSRRRISEEKEMPSSKLDGQISDDSLSSDTLSTDDEEVENYKPRPRKKSEKKKFKPQEANEYSPQQTDIQAQSKNFLTNNAVQSRSFATENNLNSLKNDFQNLQDSFASRNYSDAIDYGKQAKEKILRLNERYRKELIQTSEKIEEISRRSAILQSNSKLGVNLISPISSSGGFDYRYFPKSKETILSDNSFNKIMINIENLNSELYYETSPISQKSVFMSASSLSRNKEPLLAGPLDIFVKEDFLGTSILNMTSKGEKLKFDLGPDNNIEVDRRETKYREKKGILSEKNSVKTSIEIQLKNKKNEKIQLRVIDRIPYTFDKDIEVELIHATHNPEKKNYGAFYFNISLNPGEEKKIQFEYIVKYPAKNILKEGSGAEIE
- a CDS encoding thioesterase family protein; the protein is MESIYKNTTRFSDLDTQRHVNNIVYENLAESGRISLLSESGWTLEKLLGEEIHFRPVKCFVSFTEQQTMGTEIITKTKLFPQSDGKLHYSTLISNTTSTKTACQIEFLFEPRKKNKKFVVFENLSEKAPFEFEKVKKFSGSCSQISFIHTPNLSERNIFGVLPGASYWRIFEESRWDFMSKLGITFDLIKKQNSTMFYMGGTFHFQKEIPAGEKLKIYTWIDRIDKIWVYMRQDAFSEKNKDLLMSTNGRFLIVSVDKARPKKADEPLINLYKKYTENK
- a CDS encoding PAS domain-containing methyl-accepting chemotaxis protein, with the translated sequence MNTKAIEKEYPVEETSVLISRTNLKGVITYVSPDFAQISGYPPSELVGKPHNIIRHPDMPKSIFRSLWSTIKQNKPWSGVIKNKRQDGDYYWVDATVTPIRKNDTLIGYMSVRKKPLPGDIEKAKELYSLLLRAEKTIAFKLQTFFASIRASLSQKKFFISIVLFSVGLIYSIGNLFFSEWNLRNIIALGTQLIFLVLGIFTSMYFYFSKQKEENILLEAADYISSGGLKKSLKTFKQGGIFNKEILLHLKSISTGLWGVIFKIKLNSTESETLSVKLSKSTKEISELIQKQAAATEEITASSEELSATIHSISSSVETQTENISSIKEKIGVLDESMNNVKVEMGKLDEISDKTSKTAQEGDQKIQNLVVRIQEISSNSAKINEIVSLITAIADKTNLLSLNASIESARAGEAGRGFAVVAGEVSKLADQTAVSVKEITGLITSNNKIIHATSEEVTETVSYLRYILNGIQKSTTLQ
- a CDS encoding mucoidy inhibitor MuiA family protein — protein: MKKIFIIFTITTASLFSEPLTIPIQEVLIYSDRAQITRRLEINIPPGETIFKISSLPVNLMDSTLRASFPESNQLNISSVNSFVELTTNFNDSSIQELKEKIDSKEKERKFLEGRLFSIQKEKSLNSDFEKLTIGSVSYNAAYTKSEQEVLGWKNSFESLKNKFLKLENYSHETQKELDKVTSELSILDQKLNKIISRSGKSIRTTEVKVINSSNKTINYPLQVSYLVSGALWNPVYNITLSENGQIEVEYIAEIQQESGENWKNVKLSLSTAEPRKSQVRPKVFGTLLHNIETQTKKDNFFLYKKESARGATTMAAPVAETEPTNIEGSVDKTAGSFIFHSSEKIEIPSDKEFHRVAISKFQANSKPELLTIPKLKKTVFLTGRIQNKISFPLLAGKVNLYRESGYVGESSISYIPVGSEFTISFGIENNVRVAYRVDTKNYNSGIVSNKKVFEKNLYISIENFDKSEKKINVMDQIPVSDIEEAEIEIDQENSTSGYKEKVKNSGIYEWSVTISPNVKKELNLKYKVKVPATSSLNF